One region of Brachyhypopomus gauderio isolate BG-103 chromosome 9, BGAUD_0.2, whole genome shotgun sequence genomic DNA includes:
- the hsdl1 gene encoding inactive hydroxysteroid dehydrogenase-like protein 1 has product MAAVDSFHLLYREIARSCSCYVETLALVGAFYTASKAVTLMRDCYSLVRLHFIPRLVYPRDLVQRYGQWAIISGASEVIAKAYAEELARNGVSLILISADVDSVRRAAVSMSETHGVEAITVEADFNRGPTVCKPIKDAIGDKDVGFVINCLDSSLDIDQDFLELSESRVWYIINTSVAAATMITRLALPGMAERRRGAIINISSGGCFRPTGRKAALSAFTAYLDHFSRALHYEYGQQGVFVQSLVPFRVASREDGSGDGWLVPQPRVYATHALSTLGISHRTTGYWPHSIQLRLVQCVPEWLWVLGSRMLSATA; this is encoded by the exons ATGGCTGCTGTTGACAGCTTCCATCTGCTGTATAGAGAGATCGCACGATCATGCAGCTGTTATGTTGAAACGCTCGCGTTAGTGGGGGCTTTCTACACCGCAAGCAAAGCTGTCACATTAATGCGGGACTGTTACAGCCTGGTAAGACTTCACTTCATCCCTCGTCTGGTTTATCCTAGAGATCTGGTCCAAAGATACGGGCAATGGGCCATAATCAGTG GTGCATCAGAGGTGATAGCTAAGGCGTATGCGGAGGAACTGGCCAGGAACGGCGTGTCCCTCATCCTCATCAGCGCAGACGTGGACAGCGTACGTCGTGCTGCCGTGTCTATGTCCGAGACTCATGGAGTGGAGGCCATAACGGTCGAAGCTGATTTCAATCGCGGGCCTACAGTTTGTAAACCCATTAAAGATGCAATTGGAGACAAAGATGTGGGATTTGTAATAAACTGTCTGGATTCCTCCCTGGACATTGATCAAGATTTTCTTGAGCTGTCTGAGAGCAGGGTGTGGTACATTATCAACACCAGCGTCGCTGCAGCCACTATGATTACACGCCTGGCACTGCCTGGCATGGCTGAACGGCGAAGGGGTGCCATCATTAATATTTCGTCAGGAGGATGCTTCAGGCCCACAGGAAGGAAGGCTGCTCTCTCCGCATTCACG GCTTACCTCGACCACTTTAGCCGTGCACTGCACTACGAGTATGGGCAGCAGGGAGTCTTTGTGCAGAGTTTGGTCCCCTTCAGGGTTGCCTCTCGGGAGGACGGCAGCGGTGATGGCTGGCTGGTTCCACAGCCGCGTGTATATGCAACACATGCTTTGTCCACTCTGGGCATCTCTCACAGGACTACCGGATACTGGCCTCATTCCATACAG CTGCGACTTGTGCAGTGCGTGCCAGAGTGGTTATGGGTGCTGGGGTCTCGCATGCTGTCAGCGACAGCATAA